One segment of Ignavibacteria bacterium DNA contains the following:
- a CDS encoding carbonic anhydrase: MDDFRRLLLNNRAWVKDKLDLRADFFTASAREQRPEYLWIGCSDSRVPAEEVTGTQPGELFVHRNVANLVVHTDFNILSVLQFAVDVLQVKHIIVCGHYGCGGVKTAMTKKDLGLINKWLRNIKDVYRFHAEELDAISDLEQRTDRLVELNVIEQVSHISDISFVQHAWKDHRRPMLHGWVYDMKTGKLNDIIKVDPGEHPHDIYEFEFE, from the coding sequence ATGGATGATTTCCGCAGACTTCTTCTGAACAATCGTGCTTGGGTCAAGGACAAACTCGATCTGCGCGCCGATTTCTTCACGGCATCAGCCCGTGAACAGAGGCCGGAGTACCTCTGGATAGGCTGCTCCGATAGTCGTGTTCCTGCCGAGGAAGTAACCGGCACACAGCCAGGAGAACTCTTCGTCCACCGTAATGTTGCCAACCTCGTTGTTCATACGGACTTCAACATTCTCAGCGTTCTGCAGTTTGCCGTTGACGTATTGCAAGTGAAACACATCATCGTATGTGGTCATTATGGGTGCGGAGGTGTGAAGACCGCCATGACGAAGAAAGACCTGGGCCTCATCAACAAATGGCTGCGCAATATCAAGGACGTATATCGATTCCATGCAGAAGAGTTGGATGCGATATCAGACCTTGAACAACGAACAGATAGACTTGTTGAACTGAATGTTATCGAACAGGTGAGCCACATCTCGGACATTTCCTTTGTCCAGCATGCATGGAAGGATCATCGCAGACCAATGCTTCACGGCTGGGTGTACGATATGAAAACCGGCAAACTGAACGACATCATCAAGGTAGACCCAGGTGAACATCCGCACGACATCTACGAATTCGAGTTTGAATAA
- a CDS encoding SulP family inorganic anion transporter, with the protein MKYGISLPSLSFASRDVPAGIVVFLVALPLCLGIALASGAPLFAGVIGGIIGGIVVTLFSGSELSVSGPAAGLASIVASAIISLGSFPVFLTAVVLAGIIQLGIAAVRAGSLGNFIPHSVIKGMLAAIGITIILKQIPHAVGYDHGFTDEEMAFAGWDWLNIFLDPFRALDMNILQPGAVVITAVCLGIILLWEWGPIKRQAWTKIVPGALVSVLVGALINQAFGAFDTGWQLTAEKDHVVELPVITSISGFFGQFTFPDLSAVFRIDVWTIAVTIAIIASIESVLSVEAVDKMDPEKRISDVNRELYAQGIGNTLSGFIGGIPVTSVIVRSSANVYAGGRSRLSSLVHGLLLLLAVVLIPSLLNTIPLACLAAVLLVVGYKLSSVKLIRAMWKEGYTQFLPFIATCIVIVATDILVGVGIGLLVSVFFVMKSYHRTSMTLVSEGRNWLLRFNKDMTFVQKSSLKNALRQIPSDSHVIIDGTKALYVDHDIYETILDFNQAAHHRNITIEYHHFYGKQGAHTHG; encoded by the coding sequence ATGAAATACGGTATTTCCCTCCCCAGCCTCTCCTTTGCCTCTCGGGATGTCCCGGCAGGTATTGTTGTTTTCCTTGTAGCTCTTCCGCTGTGCCTTGGAATTGCACTCGCCTCCGGAGCGCCGCTCTTTGCCGGAGTGATCGGTGGTATCATCGGTGGCATCGTTGTAACGCTCTTCTCCGGATCAGAACTTTCCGTGAGTGGACCGGCGGCTGGACTTGCATCCATTGTTGCCTCGGCGATCATCTCGCTTGGATCATTCCCCGTCTTTCTAACGGCGGTTGTTCTTGCAGGCATCATCCAGCTTGGTATTGCAGCAGTGCGTGCCGGCTCACTCGGCAACTTCATTCCGCACAGTGTGATCAAGGGGATGCTTGCTGCTATCGGGATCACCATCATCCTCAAGCAGATCCCTCACGCAGTTGGATACGATCACGGTTTCACCGACGAAGAGATGGCCTTTGCCGGCTGGGACTGGCTTAACATCTTCCTCGATCCGTTCCGCGCATTGGACATGAACATCCTGCAGCCTGGTGCAGTGGTAATCACTGCGGTGTGTCTAGGTATCATCCTATTGTGGGAATGGGGTCCGATCAAGCGTCAAGCATGGACGAAGATCGTACCCGGCGCTCTTGTCAGTGTTCTCGTGGGCGCGCTCATCAATCAAGCGTTTGGGGCCTTTGATACGGGGTGGCAACTCACGGCAGAAAAGGACCACGTAGTTGAGTTGCCGGTTATCACTTCTATTAGCGGATTCTTTGGCCAATTCACCTTTCCGGATCTCTCTGCCGTATTCCGAATCGATGTGTGGACTATTGCTGTAACGATCGCCATCATTGCGAGTATCGAATCTGTCCTCTCCGTAGAAGCCGTTGATAAAATGGATCCAGAAAAACGGATCTCCGACGTGAACCGCGAACTCTACGCCCAGGGCATCGGCAATACTCTGAGCGGTTTCATCGGTGGAATTCCCGTTACGTCCGTTATCGTTCGATCGTCCGCGAATGTCTATGCCGGTGGTCGCAGCAGACTGTCGTCCTTGGTTCACGGACTCCTGCTTCTCCTTGCCGTTGTCCTCATCCCAAGCTTGCTCAATACGATCCCCCTTGCCTGCCTTGCTGCCGTTCTCTTGGTAGTGGGGTACAAGCTTTCCTCCGTTAAACTCATCCGGGCAATGTGGAAGGAAGGGTATACGCAGTTCCTTCCGTTCATCGCAACATGTATTGTGATCGTTGCAACGGACATTCTGGTCGGTGTAGGGATCGGTCTGCTCGTGAGCGTGTTCTTTGTGATGAAGTCCTACCATCGCACTTCGATGACGCTAGTGAGCGAGGGTCGCAATTGGCTCCTTCGTTTCAACAAGGACATGACCTTCGTTCAGAAGTCGTCATTGAAGAATGCTCTTCGTCAGATCCCATCGGATTCGCACGTGATCATCGATGGCACCAAGGCCCTCTATGTTGATCACGATATCTACGAGACGATCCTCGATTTCAATCAGGCGGCGCATCACCGCAACATCACCATTGAGTATCACCACTTCTATGGCAAACAAGGAGCACATACCCATGGATGA
- a CDS encoding FAD-binding protein, with product MIISRTGERQWINRHETFEQEIDDLVDLGNNDSGSVLDDYNDATLGIQLLIQEAIDKGQHIRAVGGEWSWTKIASTDGLLLNTKPLNLTFRISAASVSGNYAKTNDDLYFAQCGASVQELSIALKRRGRSLRTSGASNGQTIAGAMSTGTHGAAIDFGAITECVVGLHIIVNPTRHVWLERASYPVASDSFVSKLNAERISDDELFNAALVSFGSFGFIHGVMIETEPLFLYECHRVNLPFNDALLPMMKHLDFTDSPLPHGSERPWHFQIVLNPYDLAGGVLVTCMYKRPYRTDYTPPAGLQGGVVPGDDVPTFIGGLVGIATGLIPATVNTLVGATYKPYSDVWGTHAEIFSNTDTHGKVLSSAVGIDPMDVDTVTQILLTMNVSEQFSGIFSYRWVKSTEATLGFTQNPHTCIVELDGEYSSRSVDFCRDFWRELDKAGIAYTFHWGKVLELNATSIRTMYGTAKVASWLRARRTLMQDPKSMVAFTNDLMVDWGLDSTADPDVIV from the coding sequence ATGATCATCAGCCGCACCGGTGAACGTCAGTGGATCAACCGCCACGAAACCTTTGAGCAGGAGATCGACGATCTCGTAGACCTTGGCAACAACGACTCCGGCAGCGTCCTTGATGACTACAATGACGCCACACTGGGCATTCAGCTTCTCATTCAAGAGGCAATCGACAAGGGTCAGCATATCCGTGCGGTAGGGGGCGAATGGTCCTGGACCAAGATCGCTTCAACTGACGGACTTCTGTTGAACACCAAGCCCCTTAACCTCACCTTCCGCATTTCGGCTGCCAGTGTCTCCGGGAACTATGCCAAGACGAACGATGACCTCTACTTTGCACAGTGTGGTGCGTCCGTACAGGAGCTGAGTATAGCTCTGAAACGGAGGGGGCGTTCGCTTCGGACCTCGGGCGCCAGCAACGGACAGACGATCGCCGGGGCAATGTCAACCGGGACCCATGGTGCCGCCATTGACTTCGGCGCAATTACGGAGTGTGTTGTTGGACTCCACATCATCGTGAACCCTACACGTCACGTCTGGTTGGAACGAGCATCGTATCCGGTGGCCTCTGACTCCTTTGTCTCGAAGCTCAATGCTGAACGCATCAGCGATGATGAACTATTCAACGCTGCTCTGGTGAGCTTTGGGTCGTTCGGTTTCATTCACGGTGTGATGATCGAGACCGAACCGCTCTTTCTGTATGAATGTCATCGCGTGAACCTACCGTTCAACGATGCGCTTCTGCCAATGATGAAACATCTCGACTTCACGGACTCACCTCTTCCGCACGGAAGTGAACGTCCGTGGCACTTCCAGATCGTTCTCAATCCGTATGATCTGGCAGGGGGCGTTTTGGTGACCTGTATGTACAAACGTCCGTACCGAACCGACTACACGCCTCCCGCCGGACTGCAAGGTGGCGTTGTTCCCGGCGATGACGTCCCAACCTTCATCGGCGGTCTTGTGGGTATTGCAACCGGTCTGATTCCGGCAACGGTCAATACGCTAGTAGGAGCAACCTACAAGCCGTATTCAGATGTATGGGGAACACATGCAGAGATCTTCTCCAACACGGATACCCATGGTAAGGTCCTAAGCAGTGCCGTAGGGATCGATCCGATGGATGTAGACACCGTGACGCAGATCTTGCTTACCATGAACGTCTCAGAACAGTTCTCAGGGATCTTCTCCTACCGATGGGTGAAGAGCACGGAGGCCACGCTTGGATTCACGCAGAATCCTCATACGTGCATTGTGGAGCTCGATGGTGAATACTCCTCACGTTCGGTGGACTTCTGTAGGGACTTCTGGAGAGAGCTGGACAAGGCAGGCATTGCCTATACCTTCCATTGGGGGAAGGTGCTGGAGCTCAACGCCACATCAATTCGCACCATGTATGGCACCGCAAAGGTTGCTTCTTGGCTGAGGGCACGTAGAACACTCATGCAGGATCCGAAGAGCATGGTGGCCTTTACCAATGACCTCATGGTTGACTGGGGGCTCGATTCCACTGCGGATCCGGATGTGATCGTCTAG
- a CDS encoding EamA family transporter codes for MAVLLVLSSAVIHAVWNLQAKKVGGGLPFVLLTGIVSTVLYLPVVIPVWIYFTPVLDVQSVLLIGTGAMIHLVYFMLLMRGYRHGEMSVVYPLARGTGPALTMIFASLFFDEVPTPGAVVGMILIGSGVVILSVPMFKAGLEHLRKGIVYALCTGLLIALYTTFDKRIMVSVAILPLLYDWSASATRTIALSPLLWRNRMGIRDVWREHKGKVLFICLVSPAGYILMLTAMKLAPVTSIAPLRETSILFGAFLGIRMLGEGDQRRRLFAAAVMATGAVSIAFW; via the coding sequence GATCCACGCGGTCTGGAATCTTCAGGCAAAGAAGGTGGGAGGGGGCCTTCCCTTCGTCCTTCTCACGGGCATCGTCTCCACGGTTCTCTACCTCCCGGTAGTGATTCCCGTCTGGATCTACTTCACCCCGGTGCTGGATGTGCAGTCGGTTCTGCTCATCGGCACGGGAGCAATGATCCACCTTGTCTACTTCATGCTCCTGATGCGCGGATACCGTCACGGCGAGATGTCGGTGGTCTACCCCCTTGCCCGCGGGACCGGTCCGGCCCTCACGATGATCTTTGCGTCACTGTTCTTCGATGAAGTGCCCACACCCGGTGCCGTAGTAGGGATGATCCTCATCGGCAGCGGCGTTGTGATCCTCAGCGTGCCGATGTTCAAAGCCGGACTCGAGCACCTGCGCAAAGGTATCGTATATGCACTCTGTACGGGGCTCCTCATCGCGCTCTATACCACGTTCGACAAACGTATCATGGTCTCCGTGGCCATCCTACCCCTGCTCTACGATTGGAGCGCCAGTGCAACACGAACCATTGCGCTATCGCCGCTGCTCTGGCGCAACCGCATGGGCATACGCGATGTATGGCGCGAGCACAAGGGCAAGGTTCTCTTCATCTGCCTGGTCTCGCCTGCGGGATACATTCTGATGCTCACGGCAATGAAGCTTGCACCTGTGACCAGTATCGCCCCCTTACGAGAGACCAGCATACTCTTTGGTGCGTTTCTCGGAATACGGATGTTGGGTGAGGGGGATCAACGCCGTCGACTCTTTGCCGCAGCAGTGATGGCCACCGGTGCGGTCTCGATCGCATTCTGGTGA
- a CDS encoding formimidoylglutamase has product MSPVDPADPRIGHFLADARSVPSTAKTVVVLIGVPQDIGVARNNGRPGAAEAPSAIRASLKKLATSQIQDVVEQGLLSIVDMGDISTEGKTLEQIHDVQHDVVKRVVTRGHIPVVLGGGHDCAWPTIRAMESSGKEYGVVNIDAHADVRPLQDETRAHSGSPFRQMLSQESSHLLPGGFVEFGLQGASVSAAHLNYVRDAGMHVVMLDEIRRENIAFI; this is encoded by the coding sequence ATGTCTCCAGTAGATCCCGCAGATCCTCGCATTGGCCACTTTCTGGCCGATGCGAGGTCTGTACCGTCAACAGCCAAAACCGTGGTTGTCCTTATCGGCGTTCCACAGGACATCGGAGTAGCGCGCAACAACGGCAGGCCCGGTGCGGCAGAAGCCCCTTCTGCGATTCGTGCCAGTCTCAAAAAACTTGCTACATCACAGATCCAGGATGTGGTAGAGCAGGGGTTGTTGAGTATCGTAGATATGGGTGATATCAGTACCGAGGGCAAGACCCTTGAGCAGATCCATGATGTACAGCACGATGTAGTGAAGCGCGTTGTAACTCGCGGACACATACCGGTGGTGCTTGGAGGTGGTCACGACTGCGCATGGCCAACCATCCGTGCGATGGAATCATCGGGCAAGGAATATGGTGTTGTGAACATCGATGCGCACGCTGATGTTCGCCCCCTCCAAGATGAAACACGTGCACACAGTGGCTCACCGTTCAGACAGATGCTCTCTCAGGAATCATCCCACCTCTTGCCCGGCGGTTTTGTGGAGTTTGGTCTGCAAGGGGCGAGTGTTTCCGCTGCACATCTCAACTATGTGCGCGATGCTGGTATGCACGTTGTGATGCTTGATGAGATCCGACGTGAGAACATCGCCTTCATCTGA
- a CDS encoding arginase family protein: protein MYAHAALSQRTYVSLDMDAFASAYAPGVSAPAADGFTPHEIASCLRTAAASGSLAAFDVVEVNPHFDVDGRTAKLAATMINEVLIGLAQRLRS from the coding sequence ATGTATGCCCATGCTGCATTGTCTCAGCGGACCTATGTATCGCTGGACATGGATGCATTCGCATCTGCCTATGCTCCAGGTGTTAGTGCGCCGGCTGCAGATGGATTCACTCCACACGAGATAGCATCATGTTTACGCACTGCTGCCGCGTCGGGCTCACTTGCGGCATTCGATGTTGTTGAGGTCAATCCTCACTTTGATGTTGACGGTCGCACAGCAAAACTGGCCGCCACGATGATCAACGAGGTCTTGATCGGCCTCGCTCAGCGCTTGAGATCATAA
- a CDS encoding YajQ family cyclic di-GMP-binding protein, translated as MSTYSFDFISEVDMQEADNAINQAIKEIDHRYDLKGSNCEVELKRNDKSFQIRADGEHFIVSALEIVKNKMIKRGISVLALDEQKVELLSGKSVRQTVKLKAGLTKEDAKKITSLVKEQKLKVTAQIIDEKVRVTGKSKDDLQDCIAAVQKADLGFPVQIDNLR; from the coding sequence ATGTCAACGTATTCTTTCGACTTCATCAGTGAGGTCGACATGCAAGAGGCGGACAACGCCATCAACCAGGCCATCAAGGAGATCGACCACCGGTATGACCTGAAAGGGTCGAATTGTGAGGTTGAACTTAAGCGGAACGACAAATCGTTTCAGATCCGGGCCGACGGCGAGCACTTCATTGTTTCTGCCCTGGAGATCGTCAAGAACAAGATGATCAAGCGGGGCATCAGTGTACTTGCCTTGGATGAGCAAAAGGTGGAGCTCCTCAGCGGGAAGAGCGTGCGCCAGACCGTTAAGCTCAAAGCTGGGCTCACAAAAGAAGACGCTAAGAAGATCACGTCGCTGGTGAAAGAGCAGAAACTCAAGGTAACTGCTCAGATCATCGATGAAAAGGTTCGCGTGACGGGTAAGAGCAAGGACGACCTGCAGGATTGTATCGCGGCAGTACAAAAAGCCGACCTCGGCTTTCCGGTCCAGATTGACAACCTGCGTTAG
- a CDS encoding pyridoxal phosphate-dependent aminotransferase family protein — protein sequence MDLFQKCRDFTRADEVKAAGLYPYFRPVEENEGPVVTIEGRKVIMAGSNNYLGLTAHPKVKQAAKDAIDRYGTGCSGSRYLTGTIKLHVELEKRLAAYLGTEDVLLFSTGYQTALGVISSLVQKGDYVISDKENHACIINGALLAKGGFAEFVRYKHNDMEDLERVMQRIPDSAGKLIVTDGVFSVSGELVHLPEMLQIAEKYGARVLVDDAHATGVVGVGGRGTASHFGLVEKTDMTMGTFSKTFASLGGFIAGPERVTNYIKHHSPALIFSASPTPASVASALAALDIVEAEPERITKLIANADKMRAGFTKLGFNVIESRTGIVPIIVGDAQLALVFWRKLYDKGVFVNAFVPPGVPPNLSMMRTSYMATHEDEHLDTILNIFQEVGIELGLISA from the coding sequence GTGGATCTGTTCCAGAAGTGTCGAGACTTTACGCGGGCCGATGAAGTAAAAGCTGCCGGTCTCTATCCGTACTTCCGTCCGGTTGAAGAGAACGAAGGTCCGGTGGTCACCATCGAAGGCCGCAAGGTGATCATGGCCGGCTCGAACAACTACCTCGGTCTTACAGCCCACCCCAAGGTGAAGCAGGCCGCCAAGGATGCCATCGACCGCTATGGAACCGGCTGCTCAGGGTCGCGCTACCTAACGGGCACGATCAAACTCCATGTTGAATTGGAGAAACGTCTCGCTGCCTATCTCGGCACCGAAGACGTTCTGCTGTTCTCAACGGGCTACCAGACTGCACTCGGCGTTATCTCGTCGCTCGTGCAAAAGGGTGATTATGTGATCTCCGACAAGGAGAACCACGCCTGTATCATCAATGGTGCTTTGTTGGCAAAGGGTGGCTTTGCCGAGTTTGTGCGCTACAAGCACAATGACATGGAAGATCTCGAACGCGTGATGCAGCGCATCCCAGACAGTGCCGGTAAGCTCATCGTAACAGACGGCGTATTCTCTGTTTCCGGCGAGCTTGTTCACCTGCCGGAAATGCTACAGATAGCCGAGAAGTACGGTGCACGTGTGCTTGTAGACGATGCCCATGCAACCGGTGTAGTTGGTGTAGGCGGAAGAGGTACAGCATCACATTTTGGTCTCGTAGAAAAGACCGACATGACGATGGGTACGTTCTCCAAGACATTCGCATCCCTTGGTGGCTTCATCGCCGGTCCGGAACGCGTAACGAACTACATCAAGCATCACTCCCCGGCACTCATCTTCAGTGCCTCACCTACACCTGCCTCTGTAGCATCGGCACTTGCAGCCCTTGATATCGTGGAAGCGGAACCGGAACGCATCACAAAACTCATCGCCAATGCTGACAAGATGCGCGCCGGATTCACGAAGCTCGGATTCAACGTCATTGAGTCGCGCACAGGCATCGTACCGATCATCGTTGGCGACGCACAACTCGCACTTGTCTTCTGGCGCAAACTCTACGATAAAGGCGTCTTTGTGAATGCCTTTGTACCACCGGGTGTTCCGCCAAATCTCTCCATGATGCGGACCAGCTACATGGCTACACACGAAGACGAACATCTCGATACCATCCTCAACATCTTCCAAGAAGTTGGGATCGAGCTCGGCCTCATTTCCGCCTAA
- a CDS encoding SDR family oxidoreductase, with product MQITRFERGLRDRVALVTGAAIGNGRAFCERLAEEGAKLIIADLEEAVDTERAVLELGGEVVSIRADMTNPADVERVVHTAIERFGHIDILVHNVGHYSEEPFELLSFAEWKKTLEITLDSIFHTVRAVLPHMKRAGFGRIITFSSDTVWLGTPYLTHYVTAKMGVIGFTRSLAAEVGKYGITVNTITVGLTATQNAGTSSVMSPLLEHIIPAQAVHRADEPEDIANVVAFLALPASGIITGQTINVDGGVARH from the coding sequence ATGCAGATCACACGTTTTGAACGGGGCTTACGGGATCGTGTAGCCCTTGTCACCGGTGCAGCCATCGGTAATGGCCGCGCATTCTGTGAGCGGCTTGCCGAAGAAGGTGCAAAGCTCATCATCGCCGATCTCGAAGAAGCTGTGGACACGGAACGCGCCGTACTCGAGCTCGGAGGAGAAGTGGTGAGCATCCGTGCGGATATGACCAACCCGGCAGATGTAGAGCGCGTGGTTCACACCGCCATTGAGCGATTCGGACACATCGACATCCTCGTCCACAACGTTGGACACTACAGCGAAGAGCCGTTTGAATTGCTCTCGTTCGCTGAATGGAAGAAGACCTTGGAGATCACGCTCGACTCCATTTTTCATACCGTTCGTGCAGTGCTGCCACATATGAAGCGCGCCGGATTCGGTCGCATCATCACGTTCTCAAGCGATACTGTCTGGCTCGGCACGCCGTATCTCACGCACTACGTTACCGCCAAGATGGGCGTCATCGGTTTCACACGTTCATTGGCCGCAGAAGTAGGGAAATACGGAATCACCGTCAACACCATCACGGTTGGCCTTACGGCTACACAGAATGCCGGAACATCTTCCGTGATGAGCCCCCTCCTAGAACACATCATCCCTGCCCAAGCCGTCCACCGAGCTGATGAACCGGAAGACATCGCCAATGTGGTTGCCTTCCTGGCTCTCCCGGCATCCGGGATCATTACGGGGCAGACGATCAACGTGGATGGGGGCGTAGCACGGCACTAG